A stretch of Halostagnicola kamekurae DNA encodes these proteins:
- a CDS encoding M48 family metalloprotease translates to MPTRAASLRLRMVAAILGLLVVTVGLLAGVWVVFYALFAVAESSLAPQIAFIVTAGVLLTIGYLEYTHIGTVERLADAHPVDRETAPDLYETTTRVAAQLDVPVPTIAVSERETPEALTVGFRPDSVHLILSLGTIESLEPAELEAVIAHELAHVKNRDTMVMTVVSLPIVLADGIRSRITAIERPGWTIVIIVPLAALSAVIWVVGRTIAAHLSRAREVAADRAAAEVTGSPAALADALAKLDHHISETPARDLREVSGVSSLSILPLEPAELEKVMLGPEGETEPAYWELRRRLHRLERWLFGSHPSTEDRIAALRDRQREVEAR, encoded by the coding sequence ATGCCCACTCGAGCAGCGAGTCTCCGCCTTCGGATGGTCGCCGCCATACTCGGGTTGTTGGTCGTGACTGTCGGACTACTCGCGGGCGTCTGGGTCGTTTTCTACGCGCTCTTTGCCGTCGCCGAGAGCTCTCTCGCACCTCAGATCGCCTTCATCGTTACCGCTGGGGTGCTACTGACGATCGGTTATCTCGAGTACACGCATATCGGAACGGTAGAACGGCTCGCGGACGCACACCCCGTGGACCGAGAAACGGCACCTGACTTGTACGAGACGACGACGCGCGTCGCCGCCCAGCTCGACGTTCCCGTCCCGACCATCGCGGTCTCAGAGCGGGAGACGCCGGAGGCCCTGACCGTTGGCTTTCGGCCGGACTCTGTCCACCTGATCCTCTCGCTCGGGACGATCGAATCGCTCGAGCCCGCCGAACTCGAGGCGGTGATCGCCCACGAACTCGCACACGTCAAAAACAGGGATACGATGGTGATGACTGTCGTCTCCCTCCCGATCGTTCTCGCCGACGGCATTCGATCGCGGATCACGGCGATCGAGCGGCCCGGATGGACGATCGTCATCATCGTCCCGCTTGCGGCGCTGTCGGCCGTTATCTGGGTCGTCGGCAGAACGATCGCGGCCCACCTCTCGAGAGCCAGAGAGGTCGCCGCCGATCGAGCGGCGGCGGAGGTAACCGGGTCGCCGGCCGCCCTCGCCGATGCGCTGGCGAAGTTAGACCATCACATATCCGAGACGCCCGCTCGCGACCTCCGGGAGGTCTCCGGGGTCTCTTCGCTGTCGATCCTCCCGCTCGAGCCGGCCGAACTCGAGAAGGTCATGCTCGGTCCCGAAGGTGAGACCGAGCCAGCCTACTGGGAGCTTCGACGGCGACTTCACCGGCTCGAGCGCTGGCTGTTCGGTAGCCACCCGTCGACGGAGGATCGAATCGCCGCGTTGCGGGACCGACAGCGAGAGGTAGAGGCGAGGTAA
- a CDS encoding helix-turn-helix domain-containing protein, whose product MTTIAEITVTAADFALADTCQSTSDLELRVESIAGEGSQPMPLIWFSNVDRETIESALADDPTVREFRQLLTSSDGTERLYRLEYDSSVVDVCDCVFDYEGSILEASVSNGQWTLRLLFPRRESLSSAMGAIEGHEVTVDVRRMVEAGRNADLESSAALTEPQREAIAEAYRQGYYDVPREISLEELARELNISHQALSERLRRANRVLAGEQLNQPRGEIVRN is encoded by the coding sequence ATGACGACGATCGCGGAGATAACGGTCACCGCCGCCGATTTCGCGCTCGCGGACACCTGCCAGTCCACCTCCGATCTCGAGCTTCGAGTCGAGAGCATCGCCGGGGAAGGATCCCAACCGATGCCGCTCATCTGGTTCTCGAACGTCGACCGAGAGACGATAGAGTCTGCGCTCGCCGACGATCCGACGGTGCGCGAATTTCGGCAACTGCTCACCAGTTCCGACGGCACGGAGCGGCTCTATCGCCTCGAGTACGACTCGAGTGTCGTCGACGTGTGCGATTGCGTCTTCGATTACGAGGGCTCGATACTCGAGGCGAGCGTCTCGAACGGCCAGTGGACGCTCAGACTACTTTTCCCGCGTCGGGAGAGCCTCTCGAGCGCGATGGGAGCTATCGAGGGCCACGAGGTCACCGTCGACGTCCGACGGATGGTCGAGGCGGGCCGGAACGCCGATCTCGAATCGAGCGCGGCGCTGACCGAACCCCAGCGCGAAGCGATCGCGGAAGCCTACCGACAGGGCTACTACGACGTTCCGCGAGAGATTTCGCTCGAGGAGCTCGCGCGGGAACTGAACATCTCGCATCAGGCGCTCTCCGAACGGCTCCGTCGAGCGAATCGCGTGCTCGCCGGCGAACAACTGAACCAGCCGCGAGGCGAAATCGTCCGGAACTAA
- a CDS encoding TrmB family transcriptional regulator — MTADDDESGASESERRSEADGSGRPGDRPKSDSDPRSDDASGTDNAGGDDAPDTDDEGSAVEAFERLGLTGYEAKVFIALHRLGSGTARDVAEITDVPRSQVYSVAENLERRGLLEVNHASPIRYRPVRVEEARETLRSRFEREQDRALEYVERVQAETPTEETTEEIWTVRGRGRVDDRVVDLLSNADERIVFAVRLPALFDSEIGRVLEDRAADGVSVTAISTAPSVRDRLADCENVRVHEPCEPRTEDERSGRIAVVDDDSVLLSVVDDDGSETAIWSVESLFASVLIQLIEANEDTLERLA; from the coding sequence GTGACCGCAGATGACGACGAATCCGGAGCGAGCGAGTCGGAACGCCGGTCCGAAGCGGACGGCTCGGGACGGCCCGGTGACCGTCCGAAATCGGATTCCGATCCGCGTTCCGACGATGCTTCGGGCACTGATAACGCCGGAGGCGACGACGCTCCTGACACCGACGACGAAGGGAGCGCGGTCGAGGCGTTCGAGCGCCTCGGGCTCACCGGCTACGAGGCGAAGGTCTTCATCGCGCTTCACCGCCTGGGGTCGGGAACCGCGCGCGACGTCGCCGAGATCACCGACGTTCCCCGCTCGCAGGTCTACAGCGTCGCCGAGAACCTCGAGCGACGCGGCCTGCTCGAGGTCAACCACGCCAGTCCGATTCGGTACCGGCCGGTCCGGGTCGAAGAAGCCAGAGAGACGCTTCGCTCGCGGTTCGAACGCGAACAGGACCGGGCCCTCGAGTACGTCGAGCGCGTGCAGGCGGAAACGCCGACCGAGGAGACCACCGAAGAGATATGGACGGTCCGGGGACGCGGGCGCGTCGACGACCGCGTCGTCGACCTGCTCTCGAACGCCGACGAGCGGATCGTCTTCGCCGTCCGATTGCCGGCGCTGTTTGACTCCGAGATAGGGCGCGTTCTCGAGGACCGCGCGGCAGACGGCGTCTCGGTCACCGCCATCAGCACCGCACCGTCGGTTCGCGATCGACTCGCGGACTGTGAGAACGTCCGCGTTCACGAACCGTGCGAACCGCGAACGGAAGACGAACGATCCGGGCGGATCGCCGTCGTCGACGACGACAGCGTGCTCCTGAGCGTCGTCGACGACGACGGCAGCGAGACCGCGATCTGGAGCGTCGAATCGCTGTTCGCATCCGTCCTGATCCAACTGATCGAGGCCAACGAGGACACGCTCGAGCGGCTGGCATAG